A single window of Toxoplasma gondii ME49 chromosome Ib, whole genome shotgun sequence DNA harbors:
- a CDS encoding mannosyltransferase, putative (encoded by transcript TGME49_321660~Predicted trans-membrane domain (TMHMM2.0):286-309:343-366:397-420:464-482:485-508:543-566), which yields MVSVEGELARERSRNRGDSHSRLHHLSALKKPLATLQVRWILAGLIAFRIVNGLVLNSSFNPDEHWQSSEVAHHLVFGYGFLTWEWEPCIALRSVIHPALFAGLYWLLGRFSLDSPSVIALAPRVMQSIIAGFTDYGTFQLAQVWYPLQGSLPKRGTVRGTTVTEPSFLSFYVLLCCVFSWFQFFCLPRTYSSCIEAALNVWSLVFFGQVSSRVHNRASGTPTCSLDLTPDEAGSFELHGSPYALRNRVRSKVTLLDTGRPTEKNDCSSDGSSNTAKGFTSKVYLMWALLLAALGVLVRPTAAIFWAVFCLFKLAQLCADASCKTPANEGNNGRVSSVQPRCFLGLCVAVGLVAVACCLVCDSLFYGFVTFPPWNFVKFNLFSDPGKFYGEKPWHYFLLEGPGVVLLSFYPFLVVGVCVWWKALRGSLRRSLESTGNDEDKQPAHLRYGFAILRIIKTLMMRDDGATAVATICALVLLSTATHKEYRFMVPFLPQLLIFTGIGVATAIKGRSVVIQQLQASPLLDGDTHHPASKRYRASRLLKLGLGLAFVLQIVAAVFCGFFHQMGASRVVAHLQSLPEAASVFFLTSCHELPFYSHVHRRIPMGFLDCSPRVDDALLPMNWQQRFWTGNKEERIAFLDSLFPRLPTQFPDKRTDKKSSDAYSHVAENSDPRTNSWFGDAKSQQHISTNPAKCLEYRFRVPLEAREMPTHLIFPNALMSDLAEWLAERGYKQAVDPIFDAAFAETPADNVLWQYLLVFERRKSNDQQ from the exons CTACGGGTTCCTTACATGGGAATGGGAGCCTTGCATCGCGCTGCGAAGTGTCATTCACCCTGCTCTTTTTGCGGGTCTGTACTGGCTGCTCGGTCGTTTCAGCCTCGACAGCCCCTCTGTCATCGCCCTCGCTCCGCGTGTGATGCAGAGCATTATCGCTGGCTTCACTGACTACGGCACATTCCAACTTGCCCAAGTCTGGTACCCTCTCCAAGGGAGCCTTCCAAAGCGGGGGACCGTCCGAGGCACAACTGTGACCGAACCAAGTTTTCTGTCCTTCTAcgtccttctctgttgcGTCTTCAGCTGGTTCcagttcttctgtctgccgCGCACATACTCGAGTTGTATCGAGGCTGCTTTGAATGTGTGGagcctcgttttctttggTCAAGTGTCTTCCAGAGTGCACAATCGCGCATCAGGGACGCCGACGTGTTCCCTCGATCTGACACCCGACGAAGCGGGTTCCTTTGAACTTCACGGATCCCCTTACGCATTGAGAAATCGCGTCCGTTCGAAGGTGACTTTGCTCGACACGGGGCGACCTACGGAAAAAAACGACTGTAGTTCCGATGGGAGCTCGAACACTGCGAAAGGCTTCACTTCGAAAGTGTACTTGATGTGGGCGTTGCTGTTGGCGGCGCTAGGTGTTCTAGTCCGGCCGACGGCGGCTATATTCTGGGCGGTATTTTGCCTGTTCAAATTGGCGCAGTTGTGTGCGGACGCGTCTTGTAAGACGCCTGCAAATGAAGGAAATAATGGCCGGGTATCATCTGTGCAACCTAGGTGTTTCCTCGGCCTGTGCGTTGCCGTTGGTCTGGTGGCAGTTGCGTGCTGTCTCGTGTGTGACTCTCTCTTCTACGGGTTCGTCACTTTCCCTCCATGGAACTTCGTCAAGTTCAATTTGTTCTCTGACCCAGGGAAGTTCTACGGAGAGAAACCCTGGCACTACTTCCTCCTTGAGGGACCGGGAGTTGTTTTGCTGTCGTTTTATCCCTTTCTGGTGGtaggtgtgtgtgtgtggtggAAGGCGTTGAGGGGTTCCCTTCGACGTTCGCTGGAATCCACGGGGAATGACGAAGACAAACAGCCAGCCCATCTCAGGTACGGATTCGCTATTCTAAGAATCATCAAAACGCTCATGATGAGGGACGACGGCGCGACAGCAGTTGCCACAATCTGCGCACTTGTGTTGCTGTCCACTGCAACGCATAAAGAATATCGGTTTATGGTGCCTTTTTTGCCCCAGTTGCTCATCTTTACGGGCATTGGTGTCGCCACCGCTATTAAAGGCCGGTCTGTCGTTATCCAGCAACTCCAGGCATCTCCGTTGCTGGATGGCGACACGCACCACCCGGCATCCAAGCGCTACAGGGCATCGAGACTGCTCAAGCTGGGCCTAGGACTGGCATTTGTTCTCCAAATCGTCGCAGCGGTCTTCTGCGGTTTCTTCCACCAAATG GGTGCTTCGCGGGTTGTGGCGCATCTGCAGTCGCTGCCTGAGGCAGCTTCGGTCTTCTTTTTGACCTCCTGTCACGAGTTGCCCTTCTACTCCCACGTGCATCGACGAATCCCCATGGGATTCCTAGACTGTTCACCTAGAGTCGATGACGCCCTTCTGCCGATGAACTGGCAACAACGATTCTGGACCGGAAACAAAGAGGAGCGCATTGCTTTTCTTGACAGCTTGTTTCCACGCTTGCCGACACAATTCCCTGACAAGCGAACAGACAAAAAGTCTTCCGACGCGTACTCCCATGTAGCAGAAAATAGCGACCCTCGTACCAACTCGTGGTTCGGAGATGCGAAAAGCCAACAGCACATCTCGACGAACCCTGCTAAGTGTCTCGAATATCGTTTCCGGGTTCCTCTGGAGGCTCGAGAAATGCCAACGCATTTGATTTTTCCCAACGCACTCATGTCGGACCTTGCTGAGTGGCTTGCAGAGCGCGGCTACAAGCAAGCAGTAGATCCTATCTTTGATGCCGCCTTTGCAGAAACGCCGGCGGACAACGTTTTGTGGCAATATCTGCTTGTATTTGAAAGACGCAAGTCGAACGATCAGCAGTAG